From the genome of Chitinispirillales bacterium ANBcel5, one region includes:
- a CDS encoding extracellular solute-binding protein, whose translation MMGHYAKLIVNYGVILLLPLWGAGCAVKSMSIVMHMDQDHKSFFETVVLPDFEKKNDVDVTVIQYKETQKSLELINENEKDIGLLEIPFGVEGQYVESGKIINFEEFMCDSVIEGVNENYIFTSNGKIDGALYFFPRKLETRLMVYRKSKVEYVRNIWRRYRDTLDSELVAVNGHGLPSNYTFENDPEHWDYYDLFVLGWIWSRQEFSGRKAPRIAHSFYNSKGMSSRFVDYVFQFGTGQNELENNRLEALADLFHWEALFTYYEIYDPSMLDGQVKNQDIYKAFQTEEVFLSFLSQSEVFELVRRKTGGSSKLFIKPVDLAFATMPFVCSVELDHYGIPERKGGKSVKTGGWWWGVPINSPDLNLSRSLIQHITSRTYQLEEGARFGILPLRRDILGSIPVIAGENWISELYFTTKKQLNYNSINQLKGGWDDTTNKIYKGLWQGVIGQKHWSYSEGGIPDREYIRGILESITPVQD comes from the coding sequence ATGATGGGGCACTATGCTAAATTAATAGTTAACTATGGTGTTATACTCCTTTTACCATTGTGGGGGGCAGGATGTGCAGTGAAGTCCATGAGTATTGTAATGCATATGGACCAGGATCATAAAAGCTTTTTCGAAACAGTGGTATTACCAGACTTTGAGAAAAAAAATGATGTAGATGTTACTGTTATACAGTATAAAGAGACTCAAAAATCTCTAGAGCTAATTAATGAGAATGAAAAAGATATCGGACTTTTAGAAATACCTTTTGGTGTGGAAGGACAGTATGTTGAGAGCGGGAAAATAATAAACTTTGAAGAGTTTATGTGTGATAGTGTGATAGAAGGTGTAAATGAAAACTATATATTTACGTCAAATGGTAAAATTGATGGTGCACTTTATTTTTTTCCAAGAAAACTAGAAACAAGATTAATGGTTTACAGAAAAAGTAAAGTAGAATATGTGCGTAATATTTGGAGGCGCTATAGGGACACTTTAGATTCTGAGCTTGTAGCTGTAAATGGACATGGACTACCTTCAAATTACACCTTCGAAAATGATCCGGAGCATTGGGATTATTATGATTTATTTGTTTTGGGATGGATTTGGTCTCGTCAGGAATTTTCAGGAAGAAAGGCTCCAAGGATAGCACACTCTTTCTACAATTCTAAAGGTATGTCATCTCGTTTCGTTGATTATGTTTTTCAGTTTGGTACAGGACAAAATGAACTAGAAAATAATCGACTTGAGGCATTAGCCGATTTATTTCACTGGGAAGCACTGTTTACTTATTATGAAATTTACGATCCATCTATGCTTGATGGACAAGTGAAAAACCAGGATATTTATAAGGCATTTCAAACAGAGGAAGTATTTCTTTCTTTCCTCTCCCAATCAGAGGTATTTGAACTTGTACGCAGGAAAACTGGTGGTTCTTCAAAACTATTTATTAAACCTGTTGACCTGGCTTTTGCAACGATGCCTTTTGTGTGCTCTGTTGAACTTGATCACTATGGTATACCTGAACGTAAAGGGGGGAAATCGGTCAAAACTGGTGGATGGTGGTGGGGGGTTCCAATTAACTCTCCTGATCTGAATCTTTCGAGAAGTTTAATTCAGCACATCACATCAAGAACTTATCAGTTAGAGGAAGGTGCAAGATTTGGCATTTTGCCTCTGAGAAGAGATATTTTAGGGTCTATACCGGTTATAGCGGGCGAGAACTGGATTTCAGAGCTTTATTTCACTACAAAAAAACAACTAAACTACAATAGCATTAACCAGTTAAAAGGGGGGTGGGATGATACCACCAATAAAATTTATAAAGGATTGTGGCAGGGGGTTATTGGACAAAAACATTGGTCCTACAGTGAGGGTGGTATTCCGGACAGGGAATACATAAGGGGGATACTGGAATCAATTACTCCGGTTCAGGATTAG
- the argA gene encoding amino-acid N-acetyltransferase: MDKTKLKEQVESIRQTFGYMKRFKGETFVIKIDSSLINHDLFAILIKDLTLLHNMGIKIVLVPGARSRINEVLSTFKVQCQTVNGVRISSSEAIPFIKMAAFDVSNRVMTMLAENGANGIIGNWVKARGMGVRNGVDFQNSGIVEKVQSKILNSVLEDGFIPIFPNIGWSGTGKPYNLSSNELAFNLSRELRAAKLFFITNYCGIESKSFNLPKDIYVSEDGIISQLNVDQAGYFVEMNEGEGYNEQLELISLAYNACKQSVKRVHIVDGRVEGMVLQEIFSNVGQGTMVYSNLHENIRNMEIADIPEVLALMQPQIEEKLLVARHASDLEEKVNDYAVYEVDGTIHACGALHLYPTGQGEIAAIVVDKQYASRGIGRKMISYFIDKARNMHLKSVFVLTTQTSDWFLQIGFKEAHKSILPPQKQKTYNERRNSKILDYQLSQKPKINCHVD, translated from the coding sequence ATGGACAAAACTAAATTAAAAGAACAGGTAGAAAGTATACGCCAGACATTTGGTTATATGAAGAGATTTAAGGGAGAGACCTTTGTGATAAAGATTGATAGCTCTCTTATTAATCATGATCTCTTTGCGATTTTAATTAAAGATCTCACTCTTTTGCACAATATGGGGATTAAAATTGTACTTGTCCCAGGTGCCCGAAGCCGAATAAATGAAGTGCTTTCAACTTTTAAAGTCCAATGCCAGACTGTAAATGGTGTACGCATCTCATCATCTGAAGCAATACCATTTATAAAAATGGCGGCATTTGATGTCTCAAACCGTGTAATGACCATGCTCGCAGAAAACGGGGCAAATGGGATCATTGGAAATTGGGTTAAAGCCAGAGGTATGGGGGTACGAAACGGAGTAGATTTTCAAAACTCCGGTATAGTCGAAAAGGTACAGAGCAAAATACTTAACAGTGTACTTGAGGACGGCTTTATACCAATATTTCCCAATATTGGCTGGAGTGGAACCGGAAAACCCTACAATCTCTCTTCCAACGAACTTGCTTTCAATCTCAGCCGGGAACTAAGAGCTGCGAAGCTATTTTTTATTACCAATTATTGTGGTATTGAAAGCAAGTCATTCAATCTGCCAAAAGATATCTATGTATCAGAGGATGGCATCATTTCACAGCTCAATGTGGATCAGGCAGGATACTTTGTAGAGATGAATGAAGGAGAAGGGTATAACGAACAGCTTGAGCTTATTTCTCTTGCCTATAATGCCTGCAAACAAAGTGTTAAAAGGGTACATATTGTAGATGGTCGTGTGGAGGGAATGGTTCTTCAGGAAATTTTCTCTAATGTAGGGCAGGGAACAATGGTCTACTCCAATCTCCATGAAAATATCCGAAATATGGAAATAGCAGATATTCCGGAAGTACTTGCTCTTATGCAGCCACAAATTGAAGAGAAATTGTTGGTGGCACGGCACGCCTCAGACCTGGAAGAAAAGGTTAATGATTATGCGGTGTATGAAGTAGACGGAACGATTCACGCCTGCGGAGCTCTTCACCTCTACCCTACGGGACAAGGGGAGATTGCTGCAATAGTTGTGGATAAACAGTATGCAAGCCGCGGCATCGGGCGTAAAATGATCTCCTATTTTATCGATAAAGCAAGAAACATGCACCTTAAATCTGTTTTTGTGCTTACAACCCAAACATCTGACTGGTTTTTACAGATAGGATTTAAGGAAGCTCACAAAAGTATACTTCCACCCCAGAAGCAAAAAACCTATAATGAACGGAGAAATTCAAAAATCCTTGATTATCAGCTAAGCCAAAAGCCGAAGATTAACTGCCATGTAGACTAA
- a CDS encoding HAD family hydrolase — protein MKYRAVVFDLDGTLLDTLTDLGESMNSVLKRMGYRSHELDKYRYFVGDGMVMLARRSLPEGVSERVVQQCVEEMKKEYGSRWNLKSKPYNKIDEVLNSLKKRNVKLGVLSNKPEEFTQKVVEYYFDGYFDIALGAGRFAVKPDTEALVHILNMLGLRAQEVLYVGDTATDMKTAKGAGLVAVGVSWGFRDEDELYQNGADVVIKDPIELLKVLSR, from the coding sequence ATGAAATACAGGGCAGTTGTCTTTGATCTTGATGGCACTTTGCTCGATACGCTTACCGATCTTGGTGAATCGATGAATTCTGTTCTTAAGAGGATGGGGTATAGATCACATGAATTAGACAAATACCGATATTTTGTGGGTGATGGTATGGTAATGCTTGCCCGCCGTTCGCTTCCTGAGGGGGTTAGTGAGCGAGTGGTGCAACAGTGCGTTGAGGAGATGAAAAAGGAGTATGGTTCCAGATGGAATCTAAAAAGCAAGCCATACAATAAGATCGATGAGGTACTTAACTCTTTAAAAAAGCGTAACGTAAAACTGGGAGTACTATCTAATAAGCCCGAAGAGTTCACTCAAAAAGTGGTTGAGTACTATTTTGATGGGTACTTTGATATAGCTTTAGGAGCTGGGAGGTTTGCAGTCAAACCCGATACAGAAGCACTGGTGCATATCTTAAATATGCTTGGCTTGAGAGCACAAGAGGTACTTTATGTTGGCGATACAGCAACCGATATGAAAACCGCAAAAGGGGCGGGGCTAGTTGCTGTAGGGGTTAGTTGGGGATTTAGGGACGAGGACGAACTGTATCAAAATGGAGCAGATGTAGTGATAAAGGATCCAATTGAACTACTAAAGGTGCTCAGCAGGTAA